In the genome of Notamacropus eugenii isolate mMacEug1 chromosome 5, mMacEug1.pri_v2, whole genome shotgun sequence, one region contains:
- the FEZ1 gene encoding fasciculation and elongation protein zeta-1 isoform X3 has product MEAPLVSLDEEFEDLRPCYSEDKDEKPPCFYGSSPHHLEDPSLSELENFSSEIISFKSMEDLVNEFDEKLNVCFRNYNAKTENLAPVKNQLQIQEEEENLQDEEVWDALTDNYIPSLGEDWRDPNVEALNGNISDTEIHEKEEEEFNEKSENDSGINEEPLLTADQVIEEIEEMMQNSPDPEDEEEVLEEEDGGETSSQADSILLQEMQALTQTFNNNWSYEGLRHMSGSELSELLDRVEGAIRDYSEELVQQLARRDELEFEKEVKNSFITVLIEVQNKQKEQRELMKKRRKEKGLSLQSSRIEKGNQMPLKRFSMEGISSILQTGIRQTFGNSGTDKQYLNTVIPYEKKASPPSVEDLQMLTNILFAMKEDNEKVPTLLTDYILKVLCPT; this is encoded by the exons ATGGAGGCCCCATTGGTGAGCCTAGACGAAGAATTTGAGGACTTGCGACCCTGCTATTCAGAGGACAAGGATGAGAAACCTCCATGTTTCTATGGCTCATCTCCCCACCACCTAGAAGATCCCTCTCTCTCAGAGCTTGAGAATTTCTCCTCTGAAATTATTAGCTTCAAGTCCATGGAGGATCTTGTGAATGAGTTTGATGAGAAGCTCAATGTCTGCTTTCGAAACTATAATGCCAAGACTGAGAACCTGGCCCCTGTGAAGAACCAGTTGCAAAtccaagaggaggaagagaatctgCAGGATGAGGA aGTTTGGGATGCTCTGACGGACAATTACATCCCTTCACTTGGGGAAGACTGGAGGGACCCAAACGTCGAGGCTCTGAATGGCAACATCTCAGACACTGAG ATccatgagaaggaagaggaagaattcaatgaaaagagtgaaaatgaCTCTGGTATTAACGAGGAACCTCTACTCACAGCGGATCAG GTAATTGAAGAGATTGAGGAGATGATGCAGAACTCCCCAGACCCTGAGGATGAAGAGGAGGTTTTGGAagaggaggatggaggggaaacTTCATCCCAAGCAGATTCCATCCTCTTACAAGAGATGCAAGCATTGACACAGACCTTCAATAACAACTGGTCTTATGAAG GACTGAGACACATGTCAGGGTCGGAGCTGAGTGAGCTGTTGGACCGTGTAGAAGGTGCTATCCGCGATTACTCAGAGGAACTGGTACAACAGCTTGCCAGGCGCGACGAGCTGGAGTTTGAGAAGGAAGTGAAGAATTCCTTTATCACCGTGCTTATTGAGGtccaaaacaaacagaaagagcAGAGAGAGCTGATGAAGAAGAGACGGAAAGAGAAAGGGTTGAGCCTGCAGAGTAGCCGAATAGAAAAAGGAAACCAGATGCCCCTCAAG CGCTTCAGCATGGAGGGGATCTCCAGCATCCTGCAGACTGGTATTCGGCAGACCTTTGGCAACTCAGGAACTGATAAACAG TATCTGAACACAGTCATCCCCTATGAAAAGAAGGCCTCACCTCCCTCAGTGGAAGATCTGCAGATGCTGACAAACA
- the FEZ1 gene encoding fasciculation and elongation protein zeta-1 isoform X2: MAPMRSPEKVNVKVALGLNLHKMEAPLVSLDEEFEDLRPCYSEDKDEKPPCFYGSSPHHLEDPSLSELENFSSEIISFKSMEDLVNEFDEKLNVCFRNYNAKTENLAPVKNQLQIQEEEENLQDEEVWDALTDNYIPSLGEDWRDPNVEALNGNISDTEIHEKEEEEFNEKSENDSGINEEPLLTADQVIEEIEEMMQNSPDPEDEEEVLEEEDGGETSSQADSILLQEMQALTQTFNNNWSYEGLRHMSGSELSELLDRVEGAIRDYSEELVQQLARRDELEFEKEVKNSFITVLIEVQNKQKEQRELMKKRRKEKGLSLQSSRIEKGNQMPLKRFSMEGISSILQTGIRQTFGNSGTDKQYLNTVIPYEKKASPPSVEDLQMLTNILFAMKEDNEKVPTLLTDYILKVLCPT; the protein is encoded by the exons aGAAGGTCAACGTGAAAGTTGCTCTTGGTCTAAACCTGCACAAAATGGAGGCCCCATTGGTGAGCCTAGACGAAGAATTTGAGGACTTGCGACCCTGCTATTCAGAGGACAAGGATGAGAAACCTCCATGTTTCTATGGCTCATCTCCCCACCACCTAGAAGATCCCTCTCTCTCAGAGCTTGAGAATTTCTCCTCTGAAATTATTAGCTTCAAGTCCATGGAGGATCTTGTGAATGAGTTTGATGAGAAGCTCAATGTCTGCTTTCGAAACTATAATGCCAAGACTGAGAACCTGGCCCCTGTGAAGAACCAGTTGCAAAtccaagaggaggaagagaatctgCAGGATGAGGA aGTTTGGGATGCTCTGACGGACAATTACATCCCTTCACTTGGGGAAGACTGGAGGGACCCAAACGTCGAGGCTCTGAATGGCAACATCTCAGACACTGAG ATccatgagaaggaagaggaagaattcaatgaaaagagtgaaaatgaCTCTGGTATTAACGAGGAACCTCTACTCACAGCGGATCAG GTAATTGAAGAGATTGAGGAGATGATGCAGAACTCCCCAGACCCTGAGGATGAAGAGGAGGTTTTGGAagaggaggatggaggggaaacTTCATCCCAAGCAGATTCCATCCTCTTACAAGAGATGCAAGCATTGACACAGACCTTCAATAACAACTGGTCTTATGAAG GACTGAGACACATGTCAGGGTCGGAGCTGAGTGAGCTGTTGGACCGTGTAGAAGGTGCTATCCGCGATTACTCAGAGGAACTGGTACAACAGCTTGCCAGGCGCGACGAGCTGGAGTTTGAGAAGGAAGTGAAGAATTCCTTTATCACCGTGCTTATTGAGGtccaaaacaaacagaaagagcAGAGAGAGCTGATGAAGAAGAGACGGAAAGAGAAAGGGTTGAGCCTGCAGAGTAGCCGAATAGAAAAAGGAAACCAGATGCCCCTCAAG CGCTTCAGCATGGAGGGGATCTCCAGCATCCTGCAGACTGGTATTCGGCAGACCTTTGGCAACTCAGGAACTGATAAACAG TATCTGAACACAGTCATCCCCTATGAAAAGAAGGCCTCACCTCCCTCAGTGGAAGATCTGCAGATGCTGACAAACA
- the FEZ1 gene encoding fasciculation and elongation protein zeta-1 isoform X1, producing the protein MVPASASPGVVVHSISYCLSHCDQEKVNVKVALGLNLHKMEAPLVSLDEEFEDLRPCYSEDKDEKPPCFYGSSPHHLEDPSLSELENFSSEIISFKSMEDLVNEFDEKLNVCFRNYNAKTENLAPVKNQLQIQEEEENLQDEEVWDALTDNYIPSLGEDWRDPNVEALNGNISDTEIHEKEEEEFNEKSENDSGINEEPLLTADQVIEEIEEMMQNSPDPEDEEEVLEEEDGGETSSQADSILLQEMQALTQTFNNNWSYEGLRHMSGSELSELLDRVEGAIRDYSEELVQQLARRDELEFEKEVKNSFITVLIEVQNKQKEQRELMKKRRKEKGLSLQSSRIEKGNQMPLKRFSMEGISSILQTGIRQTFGNSGTDKQYLNTVIPYEKKASPPSVEDLQMLTNILFAMKEDNEKVPTLLTDYILKVLCPT; encoded by the exons ATGGTCCCTGCATCAGCTTCACCCGGCGTCGTCGTGCACAGCATTAGTTATTGTCTCAGCCACTGCGATCAAG aGAAGGTCAACGTGAAAGTTGCTCTTGGTCTAAACCTGCACAAAATGGAGGCCCCATTGGTGAGCCTAGACGAAGAATTTGAGGACTTGCGACCCTGCTATTCAGAGGACAAGGATGAGAAACCTCCATGTTTCTATGGCTCATCTCCCCACCACCTAGAAGATCCCTCTCTCTCAGAGCTTGAGAATTTCTCCTCTGAAATTATTAGCTTCAAGTCCATGGAGGATCTTGTGAATGAGTTTGATGAGAAGCTCAATGTCTGCTTTCGAAACTATAATGCCAAGACTGAGAACCTGGCCCCTGTGAAGAACCAGTTGCAAAtccaagaggaggaagagaatctgCAGGATGAGGA aGTTTGGGATGCTCTGACGGACAATTACATCCCTTCACTTGGGGAAGACTGGAGGGACCCAAACGTCGAGGCTCTGAATGGCAACATCTCAGACACTGAG ATccatgagaaggaagaggaagaattcaatgaaaagagtgaaaatgaCTCTGGTATTAACGAGGAACCTCTACTCACAGCGGATCAG GTAATTGAAGAGATTGAGGAGATGATGCAGAACTCCCCAGACCCTGAGGATGAAGAGGAGGTTTTGGAagaggaggatggaggggaaacTTCATCCCAAGCAGATTCCATCCTCTTACAAGAGATGCAAGCATTGACACAGACCTTCAATAACAACTGGTCTTATGAAG GACTGAGACACATGTCAGGGTCGGAGCTGAGTGAGCTGTTGGACCGTGTAGAAGGTGCTATCCGCGATTACTCAGAGGAACTGGTACAACAGCTTGCCAGGCGCGACGAGCTGGAGTTTGAGAAGGAAGTGAAGAATTCCTTTATCACCGTGCTTATTGAGGtccaaaacaaacagaaagagcAGAGAGAGCTGATGAAGAAGAGACGGAAAGAGAAAGGGTTGAGCCTGCAGAGTAGCCGAATAGAAAAAGGAAACCAGATGCCCCTCAAG CGCTTCAGCATGGAGGGGATCTCCAGCATCCTGCAGACTGGTATTCGGCAGACCTTTGGCAACTCAGGAACTGATAAACAG TATCTGAACACAGTCATCCCCTATGAAAAGAAGGCCTCACCTCCCTCAGTGGAAGATCTGCAGATGCTGACAAACA
- the FEZ1 gene encoding fasciculation and elongation protein zeta-1 isoform X4, with protein sequence MEAPLVSLDEEFEDLRPCYSEDKDEKPPCFYGSSPHHLEDPSLSELENFSSEIISFKSMEDLVNEFDEKLNVCFRNYNAKTENLAPVKNQLQIQEEEENLQDEE encoded by the coding sequence ATGGAGGCCCCATTGGTGAGCCTAGACGAAGAATTTGAGGACTTGCGACCCTGCTATTCAGAGGACAAGGATGAGAAACCTCCATGTTTCTATGGCTCATCTCCCCACCACCTAGAAGATCCCTCTCTCTCAGAGCTTGAGAATTTCTCCTCTGAAATTATTAGCTTCAAGTCCATGGAGGATCTTGTGAATGAGTTTGATGAGAAGCTCAATGTCTGCTTTCGAAACTATAATGCCAAGACTGAGAACCTGGCCCCTGTGAAGAACCAGTTGCAAAtccaagaggaggaagagaatctgCAGGATGAGGAGTAA